The Prosthecochloris marina genome window below encodes:
- a CDS encoding TIGR03915 family putative DNA repair protein encodes MNRYRYDGTTEGLLTAIDHVLRCETDPQKVELKPQQQNLFDEGIYIAANPERADILIRRFSAAYPENARQVIYVILSEKEEMETSILQYMHVVSLHGSRIDAHLTHPAVHAVHFLARKVGREVHRLKGLLRFAMLEDGCYFARMEPDFNIIQPLSTFFTRRLRTQEWFIYDVKRSLVSHWDGRKIDFGTLESFRSPELAEEELQVQRLWKTFFTHIAIPERKNPQLQRSFMPMKYWKYLVEKE; translated from the coding sequence ATGAACCGCTACCGCTACGACGGAACAACCGAGGGACTGTTAACCGCGATAGATCATGTTCTCCGGTGTGAAACCGATCCGCAAAAAGTCGAGCTGAAGCCTCAGCAGCAGAACCTTTTCGATGAAGGAATATATATCGCTGCAAATCCGGAAAGGGCGGATATCCTCATCCGAAGGTTTTCAGCTGCATATCCTGAGAATGCGCGGCAGGTGATATACGTTATACTTTCGGAAAAGGAAGAGATGGAAACGTCTATTCTGCAATACATGCATGTGGTCTCTCTCCATGGAAGCCGAATAGATGCACACCTCACTCATCCGGCGGTGCATGCCGTGCACTTTTTGGCCCGCAAAGTTGGACGCGAGGTGCATCGTCTCAAAGGCCTTCTTCGTTTTGCGATGCTTGAAGATGGCTGTTACTTTGCCAGAATGGAGCCGGATTTCAATATCATTCAGCCGTTGTCAACGTTCTTTACCCGAAGACTTCGAACCCAGGAATGGTTTATCTACGATGTCAAACGTTCGCTTGTGTCACACTGGGATGGCAGGAAGATTGATTTCGGTACTCTTGAATCGTTCCGTTCCCCTGAGCTTGCAGAGGAAGAGCTCCAGGTGCAGCGGCTTTGGAAAACCTTCTTTACCCATATTGCCATTCCCGAAAGAAAAAACCCTCAACTGCAGCGTTCGTTCATGCCGATGAAGTACTGGAAATATCTGGTTGAGAAAGAGTAG
- a CDS encoding AAA family ATPase has protein sequence MQTVRYIITGGPGSGKSTLLDALGKRGYRCFEEVSRRLIKEQARLANGIMPWNDLPAFAGLAVDAMVEQYHISCEAGGVCFFDRAIPDVFGYLKNSDIAVPVKYRKLLMGCCFQQDVFILPPWSDIFEQDSERPQTYEESVSLYRALCDAYLECGFRLHHVPKGSVEKRVECIVSLVAG, from the coding sequence ATGCAAACGGTACGGTATATCATAACAGGAGGTCCCGGAAGCGGAAAAAGTACATTGCTCGATGCACTTGGTAAGCGGGGTTACCGCTGTTTTGAAGAGGTATCACGGCGGCTTATAAAGGAGCAGGCTCGACTTGCAAACGGTATTATGCCGTGGAACGATCTACCTGCTTTTGCAGGGCTTGCCGTTGACGCGATGGTCGAACAATATCACATTTCATGTGAGGCTGGAGGTGTCTGTTTTTTTGACCGCGCAATCCCGGATGTGTTCGGCTATCTCAAAAACAGCGATATAGCCGTTCCGGTGAAATACAGGAAGCTGCTCATGGGATGTTGTTTTCAGCAAGATGTGTTCATACTCCCTCCCTGGTCCGACATTTTCGAGCAAGACAGTGAGCGGCCTCAAACCTATGAAGAGTCGGTTTCTCTGTATCGTGCCTTATGCGATGCCTATCTGGAGTGCGGTTTCAGGTTACATCATGTACCAAAGGGTTCAGTGGAAAAGCGGGTGGAGTGTATCGTATCGCTTGTTGCCGGGTGA
- a CDS encoding transporter: MFRTLLLAFMLMLFTLPLYAAHPLITDDTGTQGAGRFQLEINSEFTDDEEDAVDETGGEVATILSYGITDDIDVVLGLPYVWYRVKEDGFTVADADGVGDLTLEVKWRFFEYEDRGLSVALKPAISFPTGDDEKGLGNGKVSGGGALLVSKEGVLGKLHLNLAYMYNEYGLDEDDMLLRNDIWHASFAGEINVTADMVGVCNIGVETNPEKGMDDHPAFLLGGLIYSVTQNFDIDAGVKWGLNDVETDTTWLAGVALRL, translated from the coding sequence ATGTTTCGAACTCTTCTTCTTGCATTCATGCTGATGCTTTTTACTCTTCCTCTCTATGCGGCTCATCCGCTGATTACCGATGACACCGGTACGCAGGGGGCTGGGAGGTTTCAGCTCGAGATAAACAGCGAATTCACCGATGATGAAGAGGATGCAGTTGACGAAACAGGGGGAGAAGTCGCTACGATCCTTTCATATGGCATCACCGATGACATCGATGTGGTCCTCGGCCTGCCTTATGTCTGGTACAGGGTCAAAGAGGATGGGTTTACCGTTGCCGATGCAGATGGCGTGGGTGACCTGACTCTGGAGGTAAAATGGAGATTTTTTGAATATGAAGACCGGGGTCTGAGCGTTGCCCTGAAGCCGGCTATTTCGTTTCCGACGGGAGACGATGAAAAGGGGTTGGGTAACGGAAAGGTATCCGGAGGGGGAGCGCTGCTTGTATCCAAAGAAGGGGTACTTGGCAAATTGCATCTCAATCTGGCATATATGTATAATGAATACGGTCTTGATGAAGACGACATGTTGTTGCGCAATGACATATGGCATGCCTCGTTTGCGGGAGAAATCAATGTTACCGCCGATATGGTCGGGGTTTGCAATATCGGGGTGGAAACAAACCCTGAAAAGGGAATGGATGATCATCCTGCCTTTCTTCTCGGCGGTTTGATCTATTCGGTTACCCAAAACTTTGATATCGATGCGGGTGTCAAGTGGGGATTGAACGACGTTGAAACCGATACAACATGGCTTGCAGGAGTTGCCTTGCGACTTTGA
- a CDS encoding GyrI-like domain-containing protein, with amino-acid sequence MNFECAFQCELEDLEPRPALTIRLKTKAGDIAEMFDQGFSAIASYLEEKGKKPQGPPFAIYYNMDMDHLEVEFGFPVEEGIDGNASIQASMTPSGKAVTSLYIGPYEEAEPVYDALMKWISDNELEATGVAYEIYMNDPALTPPEQLKTQVYLLLVR; translated from the coding sequence ATGAACTTTGAATGTGCTTTTCAATGCGAGTTGGAAGACCTCGAACCGCGCCCCGCGCTTACTATCAGGTTGAAAACAAAAGCCGGTGATATTGCTGAGATGTTCGACCAGGGGTTCAGCGCGATTGCGAGTTATCTCGAGGAAAAAGGCAAAAAACCACAGGGGCCTCCTTTTGCGATCTATTACAACATGGATATGGATCACCTCGAAGTGGAGTTCGGGTTTCCTGTTGAAGAAGGGATTGACGGGAATGCTTCCATACAGGCCTCGATGACCCCTTCAGGCAAAGCTGTGACCAGCCTGTATATCGGCCCATACGAAGAGGCTGAACCGGTCTATGATGCGCTTATGAAATGGATCAGCGACAATGAGTTGGAAGCAACCGGTGTAGCCTATGAAATCTACATGAACGACCCTGCTCTGACCCCGCCTGAACAACTCAAGACACAGGTATATCTGTTGCTTGTTCGTTAA
- a CDS encoding putative DNA modification/repair radical SAM protein, translating into MDTLDKLKILTGSARYDASCASSGSSRSGGEGSLGNASSGGICHSWSDDGRCISLLKVLLSNDCRYDCAYCVNRSSNPVERTSFTVEELVGLTIRFYRRNYIEGLFLSSAVEKSPDYTMEKMVAVVRRLRQEEKFFGYIHMKIIPGCSRELVKEAGLYADRLSVNIELPSGDSLSRLAPQKRKESILKPMALLGETISANRLERKKSRSVPRFSPAGQSTQMIIGASPESDHRILLLSQGLYKKVNLKRVYYSAYVPVNHDNRLPVLAKPPLKREHRLYQADWLLRNYGFSADEILSREHPFLDEHLDPKAAWALRHPEFFPVDINRADYAALLRVPGIGVTSAKRIVAARRYAVFTPDGLKKIGVVMKRARYFITCSGKPVERLFDRPALIRRKLLAAETDTSQPPLKQRQISLFQ; encoded by the coding sequence ATGGATACTTTGGACAAGCTGAAGATACTTACCGGCTCGGCTCGTTACGATGCTTCGTGTGCGTCGAGTGGCAGCAGCAGAAGCGGTGGGGAAGGTTCTCTCGGAAACGCTTCGAGCGGGGGCATTTGCCATTCATGGTCGGATGACGGTCGTTGTATTTCGCTTCTGAAAGTATTGTTGTCCAACGACTGTCGATACGATTGTGCCTATTGTGTCAACCGGTCTTCGAATCCTGTCGAGCGTACATCCTTCACCGTCGAGGAACTTGTTGGATTAACCATCAGGTTTTATCGCCGAAACTACATCGAGGGACTTTTTCTCAGTTCAGCGGTTGAAAAAAGTCCTGATTACACGATGGAGAAAATGGTTGCGGTAGTGAGGCGGCTTCGTCAGGAAGAAAAATTTTTCGGCTACATTCATATGAAGATTATTCCGGGATGCAGCCGGGAACTGGTCAAAGAAGCGGGTCTCTATGCCGATCGGCTCAGCGTCAATATCGAGCTTCCCTCCGGTGACTCGTTGAGTCGGCTTGCTCCACAGAAACGCAAAGAGTCGATTCTCAAGCCTATGGCTCTTCTCGGTGAAACGATCAGCGCCAACCGGCTTGAGAGAAAGAAAAGCCGCAGCGTTCCGCGCTTTTCTCCAGCGGGGCAGAGTACGCAGATGATTATCGGGGCAAGCCCTGAGTCGGATCACAGGATTCTTCTGCTTTCACAGGGGCTGTATAAAAAAGTGAACCTGAAAAGGGTTTATTACTCTGCTTACGTTCCGGTTAACCATGATAATCGCCTGCCCGTACTTGCGAAACCTCCGCTAAAAAGAGAGCACCGCCTTTACCAGGCGGACTGGCTTCTACGCAATTACGGGTTCAGTGCGGATGAAATCCTTTCACGAGAGCATCCGTTCCTCGATGAGCATCTCGATCCAAAAGCTGCATGGGCACTTCGTCACCCGGAGTTTTTTCCGGTTGATATCAACAGGGCCGATTACGCGGCGCTGTTGAGGGTGCCGGGAATCGGGGTGACATCGGCAAAGCGAATCGTAGCGGCACGGCGTTACGCGGTTTTCACTCCTGATGGGTTGAAGAAGATTGGAGTGGTTATGAAACGGGCCAGATACTTCATTACCTGTTCCGGAAAACCGGTCGAACGGTTGTTCGACCGTCCGGCGCTGATCCGCAGGAAACTCCTCGCTGCTGAAACCGACACATCTCAGCCGCCATTGAAACAGCGTCAGATAAGTTTGTTTCAGTGA
- a CDS encoding four helix bundle protein: MNSHKDLIVWQKAMSFVEDIYGLTKKFPEEEKYGLTAQLRRASVSIPSNISEGAARNSKKEFEHFLYIGLGSIAEAETQLELARRLNYVTYSTVETQLQNITEIRRMIQGLIGHLISNKD, translated from the coding sequence GTGAACTCTCATAAAGACCTGATTGTATGGCAGAAAGCCATGTCCTTTGTTGAAGACATTTACGGTCTTACGAAAAAATTTCCTGAAGAAGAAAAGTATGGACTTACAGCACAGTTGAGAAGAGCATCAGTTTCAATACCGTCCAATATTTCAGAAGGAGCGGCACGGAATAGCAAGAAAGAATTCGAACATTTTCTTTATATCGGATTGGGATCAATTGCTGAAGCTGAAACACAGTTGGAGCTTGCCCGTCGTCTTAATTATGTCACCTATTCAACAGTTGAAACTCAACTACAAAACATCACCGAAATAAGACGAATGATACAAGGGCTGATAGGTCACCTGATTTCTAATAAAGACTGA
- a CDS encoding phytoene desaturase family protein, whose translation MKRKGIKVVVIGAGVGGLTVGALLAQKGFDVCVFESQAYPGGCAATFGYDSYRFDAGATVGCGFHKKGPLDLLGEELGITWPIMSCAAAWDFIHGDRQIHLSQSKQEIVRVFPDSLPFWEAQERLASLLWSLSSEILIWPPSGFGDATVLFRKLLRKAPVLSPMLPLVNKTALQWLASYGLDTDVDFVRFIDAQLLISVQTTAAYANAVNAAIALDLPAKGTHRLTGGIGSVAEKLVASLENNGGSIRYGMTVESIERKRRHVVAVNTSNGTGYPADVIVANLTPESLADLLGGSSFSMKQKGGTPKWSAFVLYLGVEESAFDGRQASHVQVIRKDCELGEGNSIFVSVSPSDDSLRAPEGYRAVTVSTHSRPEPWIEAKAAGKEVYEELKEAYTKNIISLLSEHFACIEQKIHTIFAATPLTWERYTGRKHGYVGGYPQTSLFNVRGPGTSFKNLFLTGDSVFPGQSLPGVVTGARRVVELVERKFGTRNKK comes from the coding sequence TTGAAGAGGAAAGGAATAAAGGTTGTCGTTATCGGTGCCGGTGTTGGCGGGTTGACTGTCGGAGCTCTGCTTGCCCAAAAAGGATTTGACGTTTGTGTCTTTGAGTCGCAGGCGTATCCCGGTGGGTGTGCCGCAACGTTCGGTTATGACAGTTACCGCTTTGATGCAGGCGCTACGGTAGGGTGCGGTTTTCACAAAAAAGGACCGCTTGATTTGCTTGGGGAAGAGCTTGGTATTACATGGCCAATAATGTCTTGTGCGGCAGCATGGGACTTTATACATGGTGACAGGCAGATTCACCTCTCACAGTCGAAACAGGAGATTGTCAGGGTTTTTCCTGATTCGTTGCCCTTCTGGGAGGCTCAGGAACGCCTTGCTTCACTTCTCTGGTCGCTTTCCAGCGAGATTCTCATATGGCCGCCCAGTGGTTTTGGGGATGCAACCGTCCTGTTCAGGAAACTGCTTCGCAAAGCGCCAGTTCTTTCGCCTATGCTTCCCCTGGTGAATAAAACCGCTTTGCAGTGGCTTGCATCATATGGGCTTGATACCGACGTTGATTTTGTACGTTTTATCGATGCGCAGCTGCTTATCTCTGTTCAGACTACCGCGGCGTATGCAAATGCGGTCAATGCCGCCATTGCACTCGACCTTCCTGCAAAAGGGACGCACCGTTTGACCGGAGGAATCGGAAGTGTGGCAGAAAAGCTTGTTGCATCACTGGAGAATAACGGCGGCAGCATACGTTATGGTATGACTGTGGAAAGTATAGAGAGGAAACGGCGGCATGTTGTTGCAGTGAACACTTCGAATGGTACCGGTTATCCTGCAGATGTTATCGTTGCTAATCTCACTCCCGAATCACTCGCTGATTTGCTTGGAGGAAGTTCTTTTTCGATGAAACAAAAGGGAGGAACTCCCAAATGGAGTGCTTTTGTTCTTTACCTCGGTGTCGAGGAGTCAGCATTCGACGGGCGGCAGGCCAGCCATGTGCAGGTTATTCGGAAAGACTGCGAGCTGGGCGAAGGAAACAGCATTTTTGTTTCCGTTTCACCATCTGACGATAGCCTCAGGGCTCCAGAAGGGTACAGGGCTGTTACCGTTTCAACCCATAGCCGCCCTGAACCGTGGATAGAGGCTAAAGCGGCTGGAAAAGAGGTATACGAGGAGTTGAAAGAAGCCTACACGAAAAACATCATCTCATTGCTTTCAGAACATTTTGCCTGTATAGAGCAGAAAATTCATACGATTTTCGCGGCAACACCTCTTACCTGGGAACGCTATACCGGGCGTAAACATGGCTATGTCGGTGGTTACCCCCAGACTTCTCTTTTCAACGTCAGGGGGCCGGGTACGTCATTCAAGAACCTTTTTCTAACAGGCGATTCGGTTTTTCCTGGACAGTCGCTTCCAGGGGTTGTCACCGGGGCCCGCAGGGTGGTGGAGCTTGTGGAGAGAAAGTTTGGAACTCGGAATAAGAAGTAG
- a CDS encoding alpha/beta fold hydrolase has product MSYFSSERCTIFYNDAAASNADLKNKPAVLFVNGWAISSRYWKPLIEKLTPDYRCITYDQSGTGKTVIENDHKPSFTIEGFADEAAALIEHLGLNKERNLHIIGHSMGGMVATELSLRYQDIVTSTTILACGIFEENALTSFGLMFLGGLIDFSMGFRNAFRVEPLRTMFIKRAATADIGQEYGDIIVEDFTTSDKDATNAVGHFSIDREVLRAYTEHVIEIPSPVLCCVGMKDHTIPPDGTVTLFHTRKQKSTSPTRLVQFMNLGHLPMLEDPERFAEQLKKHFEFADDFYKNNSCPDNNDDTLQIV; this is encoded by the coding sequence ATGAGCTACTTTTCCAGCGAACGCTGCACGATTTTTTATAACGATGCGGCAGCAAGCAACGCAGATTTGAAAAACAAGCCCGCAGTGCTTTTTGTCAACGGATGGGCCATTTCGTCGCGGTACTGGAAACCTCTCATTGAAAAGCTTACTCCCGATTACCGGTGTATCACCTACGACCAGAGTGGAACCGGAAAAACGGTTATCGAAAACGACCATAAACCATCGTTTACCATTGAAGGGTTTGCTGATGAAGCTGCTGCACTGATTGAACATCTGGGGTTGAACAAGGAAAGGAACCTTCACATTATCGGGCACTCGATGGGAGGAATGGTCGCCACCGAACTTTCTCTCAGGTATCAGGACATCGTCACTTCCACAACCATTCTTGCCTGCGGGATATTCGAGGAAAATGCATTGACCTCGTTTGGCCTGATGTTTCTCGGTGGATTGATCGATTTTTCAATGGGTTTCCGAAATGCCTTCCGGGTAGAACCTCTGAGAACAATGTTCATCAAACGGGCCGCAACCGCCGATATAGGGCAGGAATACGGCGACATTATTGTCGAGGATTTCACCACATCCGATAAAGATGCAACGAATGCCGTGGGTCATTTTTCCATTGACCGTGAAGTTCTCAGAGCCTACACAGAGCATGTCATAGAGATTCCCTCGCCAGTGCTCTGCTGCGTCGGTATGAAGGATCATACCATTCCACCTGATGGCACGGTTACCCTCTTCCATACCCGCAAACAGAAATCCACATCACCTACAAGGCTCGTACAGTTCATGAATCTGGGCCACCTGCCGATGCTCGAGGACCCGGAACGGTTTGCCGAACAGCTGAAAAAACATTTTGAATTTGCAGATGATTTTTATAAAAACAATTCGTGCCCGGACAATAACGATGATACTCTTCAGATAGTGTAG
- a CDS encoding ATP-dependent Clp protease ATP-binding subunit, with amino-acid sequence MDGNFSNRVQDVIRHSREEALRLGHDYIGTEHLLLGLIKEGEGIAARILKNLNIDLYKLKQKIEESTHQKVAAAQMGNVPLTKQAEKVLKITYLEAKICKSNIIGTEHLLLSILKGEDNVAAQILEQFGVSYDAVRDELMTITSGKSESGESSMEGAFSSGSEKYAKKAESKRGERTKTPVLDNFGRDITRLAVEDKLDPIIGREKEIERVAQVLSRRKKNNPVLIGEPGVGKTAIAEGLALKIVQRKVSRILYDKRVVALDLAALVAGTKYRGQFEERMKALMNELERSRDVILFIDELHTIIGAGGASGSLDASNIFKPALARGELQCIGATTLDEYRQYIEKDGALDRRFQKIMVEPTTVDETVQILHNIKSKYEAHHHVRYDDDAIEKSVKLSERYITDRYLPDKAIDVMDEAGARVHLSNIHVPKNILDLEQAVEEIKSEKNRVVRMQNFEEAAKLRDKEKTLLESLEQAKIEWEERAADTVYDVTEADISSVVAMMTGIPVIKVAQSESKRLLNMASELKKEVIGQDEAIDKITKAIQRTRAGLKDPARPIGSFIFLGPTGVGKTELAKALTRYIFDSEDALIRADMSEYMEKFSVSRLVGAPPGYVGYEEGGQLTEKVRRKPYSVVLIDEIEKAHPDVFNILLQVLDEGVLTDGLGRKVDFRNTIIIMTSNIGAKDIKSIGSGMGFISGDAAEDSSYKSMKSTVEDALKRVFNPEFLNRIDDTIVFHQLEKKHIFEIIDIISGKLFKRLHEMGIEVSIDDKAKGFLVEKGYDQKFGARPLKRAMQRNVEDSLAEEMLKGKFPEGSTIRISYDEKNDKLQFTKVPDSSKKSKQKTPIDEELTNGKDQ; translated from the coding sequence ATGGACGGAAATTTTTCAAATAGAGTACAGGATGTCATTCGTCACAGCAGGGAGGAAGCTCTCAGGCTGGGTCATGACTATATAGGCACAGAACATTTGCTTTTGGGTTTGATCAAGGAGGGAGAAGGCATTGCTGCAAGGATTCTTAAAAACCTCAATATAGATCTTTACAAACTCAAGCAGAAAATCGAGGAAAGTACCCATCAGAAAGTGGCTGCGGCACAGATGGGAAATGTTCCTTTGACAAAGCAGGCGGAGAAGGTGCTTAAAATAACCTATCTCGAAGCGAAAATCTGCAAGTCGAACATTATCGGCACCGAGCATCTTCTTCTTTCCATCCTGAAAGGAGAGGACAATGTCGCTGCTCAGATTCTGGAGCAGTTCGGAGTATCCTATGATGCGGTCAGGGACGAGCTGATGACGATAACGAGCGGTAAAAGTGAATCAGGAGAGTCTTCTATGGAGGGAGCATTTTCATCCGGTTCGGAAAAGTATGCGAAAAAAGCTGAATCGAAAAGAGGTGAACGCACCAAGACTCCCGTCCTTGACAATTTCGGCAGGGACATTACAAGGCTGGCTGTGGAAGACAAGCTCGATCCGATCATAGGCCGAGAAAAGGAGATCGAGCGTGTGGCACAGGTTCTGAGCAGGAGGAAGAAAAACAACCCCGTTCTGATCGGTGAGCCAGGTGTTGGTAAAACAGCTATTGCCGAAGGTCTTGCCTTGAAGATTGTCCAGAGGAAGGTGTCCAGGATTCTTTACGATAAAAGGGTTGTCGCTCTCGATCTTGCTGCGCTGGTTGCAGGTACGAAATACCGCGGGCAGTTCGAGGAACGGATGAAGGCCTTGATGAACGAGCTTGAACGTTCCCGTGATGTTATTCTTTTCATCGACGAGCTTCATACCATTATCGGTGCTGGTGGCGCTTCGGGCTCTCTGGATGCAAGCAATATTTTCAAGCCGGCTCTTGCCCGGGGAGAGCTCCAGTGTATCGGTGCGACGACGCTCGATGAGTACCGTCAGTACATCGAAAAAGACGGGGCGCTCGACAGGCGTTTCCAGAAAATCATGGTCGAGCCGACCACCGTTGACGAGACTGTTCAGATTTTGCACAACATCAAGAGCAAATACGAAGCTCATCACCATGTGCGCTACGATGACGATGCCATTGAAAAATCGGTTAAGCTGTCGGAACGTTATATCACCGACAGGTATCTGCCCGACAAGGCTATCGATGTGATGGATGAAGCGGGTGCAAGAGTGCATTTAAGCAACATTCATGTTCCCAAGAACATTCTCGACCTCGAGCAGGCTGTCGAGGAGATCAAGTCCGAGAAGAACCGTGTTGTAAGAATGCAGAACTTCGAAGAAGCAGCGAAGCTCCGTGATAAGGAGAAGACCCTTCTCGAGTCTCTCGAACAGGCCAAGATCGAATGGGAGGAGCGGGCTGCAGATACGGTCTATGACGTTACCGAAGCCGATATTTCTTCTGTTGTCGCCATGATGACGGGCATACCGGTGATCAAGGTTGCTCAATCCGAGTCGAAGAGGCTGCTCAACATGGCAAGTGAGCTGAAAAAGGAGGTTATCGGGCAGGACGAGGCTATTGACAAAATCACCAAAGCGATACAGCGCACGAGGGCCGGGCTGAAGGATCCTGCCAGGCCGATCGGTTCTTTCATATTTCTCGGACCGACAGGTGTCGGCAAGACTGAACTTGCCAAGGCTCTGACCCGTTACATTTTCGATAGTGAAGATGCTCTTATCAGGGCCGATATGAGCGAGTATATGGAGAAGTTTTCCGTCAGCAGGCTTGTCGGTGCCCCTCCCGGATATGTCGGATATGAAGAAGGGGGACAGCTCACAGAGAAGGTTCGCAGAAAACCGTATTCGGTTGTGCTGATCGACGAGATCGAAAAAGCGCATCCGGATGTGTTCAATATTCTGCTGCAGGTACTCGATGAGGGTGTCCTGACCGACGGACTCGGACGAAAGGTGGATTTCCGGAACACGATCATTATCATGACATCCAATATCGGGGCTAAAGATATCAAGAGTATTGGCAGCGGTATGGGATTCATCTCTGGAGATGCGGCTGAAGACAGCAGCTATAAATCGATGAAGTCGACGGTTGAGGATGCCCTGAAGCGGGTATTCAATCCTGAATTTCTCAACCGGATTGACGATACCATCGTTTTCCACCAGCTCGAGAAGAAGCATATCTTCGAGATTATCGATATCATCTCAGGTAAGCTTTTCAAACGGTTGCATGAAATGGGTATCGAAGTCAGCATCGACGACAAGGCTAAAGGGTTTCTTGTCGAGAAAGGCTATGATCAAAAGTTCGGTGCAAGGCCGCTGAAGAGAGCGATGCAGAGAAATGTCGAGGATTCCCTTGCCGAAGAGATGTTGAAAGGGAAGTTTCCCGAGGGAAGTACCATCAGGATTTCTTACGATGAGAAAAACGACAAACTGCAGTTTACAAAGGTGCCGGACTCTTCAAAGAAAAGCAAGCAGAAAACGCCGATCGATGAAGAGCTGACAAACGGTAAGGATCAGTAA